One window of the Onychostoma macrolepis isolate SWU-2019 chromosome 21, ASM1243209v1, whole genome shotgun sequence genome contains the following:
- the taf9 gene encoding transcription initiation factor TFIID subunit 9: MASPKTVPKDAQVMMQILKDMGITEYEPRVINQMLEFTYRYVTTIIEDAKIYSTHAKKSSVDADDIRLAIQCRVDQSFTSPPPRDFLLDIARQKNQTPLPLIKPYTGPRLPPDRYCLTAPNYRLKSLQKKVSSSAGRITVPRLSVGAVSSRPSTPTLGTPSVQTVGTKVGTPVSLTGQRFTVQIPSSQAASVKSATPTTPTVQNVLINPSLIGSKNILITTNMVSQNPSSDSTSLKRKHEDEDDYDAL, encoded by the exons ATGGCGTCTCCGAAAACAGTGCCTAAAGATGCCCAG GTTATGATGCAGATTCTTAAAGACATGGGGATCACGGAGTACGAGCCCAGAGTGATCAATCAAATGCTGGAGTTTACATACA GATACGTAACAACTATTATTGAAGATGCAAAAATATATTCCACCCATGCCAAGAAGTCCAGTGTGGATGCAGATGATATAAGGTTAGCAATCCAGTGTCGAGTGGATCAGTCATTCACATCTCCTCCACCACGAGAT TTTCTGCTGGACATTGCAAGGCAGAAGAACCAAACTCCTTTGCCCCTGATCAAACCATACACAGGCCCACGTCTTCCACCAGACCGTTACTGTCTCACCGCACCAAATTACAGACTGAAGTCCTTGCAGAAAAag GTGTCTTCGTCTGCGGGCAGGATAACGGTGCCACGGTTAAGTGTGGGGGCAGTGTCCAGTAGGCCAAGCACTCCAACTCTTG GTACGCCATCAGTGCAGACAGTGGGGACTAAAGTGGGGACGCCTGTGTCACTGACCGGTCAGCGCTTTACAGTTCAGATTCCCTCCTCACAGGCTGCCTCTGTCAAATCAG CTACTCCTACCACTCCCACAGTTCAAAATGTCCTCATCAACCCCTCTCTCATTGGCTCCAAGAACATCCTCATTACTACCAATATGGTGTCACAGAATCCATCTAGTGACTCAACCTCTCTTAAGAGGAAGCATGAAGATGAGGATGACTATGATGCTTTATGA
- the rab24 gene encoding ras-related protein Rab-24 — MTAMRVDAKVVMLGKESVGKTSLVERYVHRRFLVGPYQNTIGAAFVAKALNVSDKVVTLGIWDTAGSERYEAMSRIYYRGARAAIVCYDLTDSSSFGRARFWVKELQKCEEHCKIYLCGTKSDLIEADRRVRQVDYYDVQDFADEICAQHFETSSKTGKNVDEVFQKVAEDFSSCALEFLQEEKGVDLGQKKDSYFVNCCHN, encoded by the exons ATGACTGCCATGCGAGTGGATGCTAAGGTGGTCATGCTTGGTAAGGAGAGTGTGGGTAAAACCAGTCTGGTGGAAAGATACGTACATCGCCGGTTTCTTGTGGGACCATATCAAAAT ACTATAGGGGCTGCGTTTGTTGCAAAAGCCCTCAATGTCAGTGACAAGGTGGTTACTCTGGGAATATGG GACACTGCTGGGTCTGAACGCTATGAAGCTATGAGCAGAATCTATTACAGAGGAGCCCGTGCTGCCATTGTCTGCTATG ACTTGACCGACAGCAGCAGTTTCGGAAGGGCCAGGTTCTGGGTGAAGGAGTTACAGAAATGTGAAGAG cacTGCAAGATATATTTGTGTGGCACTAAGAGTGACCTCATTGAGGCCGATCGAAGGGTGCGGCAAGTAGACTACTACGATGTTCAAGACTTTGCAGATG AAATATGTGCACAACATTTCGAAACCTCCAGCAAAACGGGAAAAAATGTCG atgaGGTGTTTCAGAAAGTGGCTGAAGATTTCAGTAGCTGTGCTTTAGAGTTCTTACAAG AGGAGAAGGGGGTGGATCTTGGGCAAAAGAAGGACTCTTATTTTGTCAACTGCTGCCATAACTGA